A window from Bacteroidota bacterium encodes these proteins:
- a CDS encoding FtsX-like permease family protein, with the protein MIKNYFKTAFRNLLRNRKYAMLNILGLGVALAACIIVFLVIQYETSYDKHLAGYKSIYQVVTKDVDGDGEHFSGGVPFPAIKFLRQDFPQYKFAELMQESGVQVTVNNNKVNTTNNKFLEESGVFYGDPELLNIFELKFLLGNADALKDVNSATISKSQAEKYFGNWNEAVGKTINIDNSEHGFQIAAIFEDVPANSDFPFKLVASYEGFKSNDKTWPFDDWGSNTSNHQVYVYLPKGINTAAIDQQLALFNKKYHKENPQTTRTHFLNPIEKTHFDDRFETNGSHVTSKISLYTLAFIGLLIILMACINFVNLSTALAVTRSREVGIRKVMGSSRAQLRMQVFMETSAVVISATALAVLLAYFALPFIKNIMVVQDKLSIFNTGSFLFILGITLVTIILSALYPAFIMGRFKPVEAIKNKINTSKVGSVSLRRVLVVLQFAFSQIFIIATIIAISQMSFIRKSDLGFNKDALLIVNMNFDSLSRSRHDAFRDALMARSDIKNVSFAFDAPSTQNTWDGNFAFDKMEDRDFNVQLKLADYNYINTYGLQLIAGRFYGQSDTCREYVVNETLLKKCGVTNPQDAIGKMFRLGGRKPMPVVGVVKDFKQGSLRDVIQPIALSPQKRFYRTAGIKLSSANLAKANDEIKIIWDKYFPEYVYNSVFLDDNITRFYETEQRLSNMYKVYALLAIFISCLGLYGLISFMVVQKTKEVGIRKVLGASVQSIMYLFSREFTILITIAFVLAAPVAWYLMNTWLKDFVYRIDIGAGVFVIAMAASILIAWITVGYKALRAATVNPVRSLRSE; encoded by the coding sequence ATGATAAAAAACTATTTTAAAACGGCATTCCGAAACCTGTTGCGAAATCGCAAATATGCAATGCTGAATATTTTAGGTTTAGGTGTAGCATTAGCTGCATGTATCATTGTATTCCTTGTTATACAATACGAAACCAGTTACGATAAACATCTTGCCGGGTACAAAAGTATTTACCAGGTTGTAACCAAAGATGTGGACGGGGATGGAGAACATTTTTCCGGGGGCGTGCCTTTTCCAGCCATTAAGTTTTTACGACAGGATTTTCCGCAATACAAATTTGCGGAACTTATGCAGGAATCAGGTGTACAGGTAACTGTAAATAATAATAAAGTAAACACGACCAATAATAAGTTTCTCGAAGAAAGCGGTGTGTTTTATGGTGACCCTGAACTACTCAATATTTTTGAATTAAAATTTTTGTTGGGCAACGCTGATGCACTGAAAGATGTAAACAGCGCTACTATCAGCAAATCGCAGGCGGAAAAATATTTTGGTAACTGGAATGAGGCAGTTGGCAAAACAATCAATATTGATAACTCTGAACATGGTTTTCAAATAGCAGCAATCTTCGAAGATGTACCGGCAAATAGTGATTTTCCTTTTAAGTTAGTGGCCTCTTATGAAGGGTTTAAATCCAACGACAAGACATGGCCCTTCGATGACTGGGGCTCCAACACCAGTAATCACCAGGTGTATGTTTATTTGCCGAAAGGCATTAATACTGCAGCAATTGATCAGCAGCTTGCCTTGTTCAATAAAAAATATCACAAAGAAAATCCGCAAACTACAAGAACTCATTTCCTGAACCCGATAGAAAAGACTCATTTCGATGATCGCTTTGAAACCAACGGTTCTCATGTCACCAGTAAGATATCTTTATACACGCTTGCTTTTATTGGGCTCCTCATCATACTGATGGCCTGTATCAATTTTGTAAACCTGTCAACAGCACTGGCTGTGACACGAAGCAGGGAAGTGGGCATACGAAAAGTAATGGGTAGCAGCAGGGCGCAACTGCGTATGCAGGTATTTATGGAAACATCAGCCGTTGTAATTTCAGCAACAGCACTGGCAGTTTTGCTTGCTTACTTCGCATTGCCATTTATTAAAAATATTATGGTGGTACAGGACAAGCTCAGCATTTTTAATACGGGGAGTTTTTTATTTATCCTCGGTATTACACTTGTCACTATCATTCTTTCCGCCTTGTATCCTGCATTTATCATGGGGCGTTTTAAACCAGTGGAAGCTATTAAAAATAAGATCAATACATCCAAAGTAGGAAGTGTTTCTTTACGTCGTGTACTGGTGGTTTTACAGTTTGCTTTCTCGCAGATTTTTATCATCGCTACGATTATTGCTATCAGCCAGATGAGCTTTATCAGAAAGTCTGATTTAGGTTTTAATAAAGATGCGCTGCTTATTGTAAATATGAATTTTGACAGCTTAAGCCGCTCAAGACATGATGCTTTCCGCGATGCACTAATGGCCAGGAGTGATATAAAAAATGTAAGTTTTGCGTTTGATGCACCTTCTACACAAAATACATGGGATGGCAACTTTGCTTTTGATAAAATGGAAGACCGTGATTTTAATGTGCAACTAAAGCTGGCTGACTATAATTATATAAACACATATGGCTTGCAGTTGATCGCAGGACGATTTTATGGACAGAGTGATACCTGTCGTGAATATGTAGTGAATGAAACGCTGCTTAAAAAATGTGGCGTAACGAATCCGCAGGATGCTATTGGAAAAATGTTTCGGCTTGGTGGAAGAAAGCCTATGCCGGTAGTGGGTGTGGTAAAGGATTTTAAGCAGGGATCTTTGCGGGATGTAATACAACCAATCGCTCTGTCCCCACAAAAAAGATTTTACAGAACTGCAGGCATCAAGCTCTCCAGCGCCAACCTTGCTAAGGCTAATGATGAAATAAAAATTATCTGGGATAAATATTTTCCCGAGTATGTATATAATTCAGTTTTCCTGGATGATAATATTACCCGGTTCTATGAAACAGAGCAGCGGCTGAGCAATATGTATAAAGTATATGCGCTGCTTGCCATTTTTATCAGTTGCCTGGGTTTGTATGGGTTAATCTCATTTATGGTAGTACAAAAAACAAAAGAAGTGGGCATAAGAAAAGTATTGGGAGCAAGTGTGCAGAGTATTATGTATTTATTCTCCCGTGAGTTTACAATTCTGATCACCATTGCATTTGTGCTGGCTGCGCCTGTTGCATGGTATTTAATGAATACCTGGTTAAAAGACTTCGTTTACCGGATTGACATTGGCGCTGGTGTCTTCGTGATTGCAATGGCAGCTTCGATACTGATTGCATGGATAACTGTCGGGTATAAGGCTTTGCGGGCAGCAACCGTTAACCCCGTAAGGTCATTAAGAAGCGAATAA
- a CDS encoding FtsX-like permease family protein has product MIKNYFKIAWRNIIKSKGYSAINIGGLAVGMAVATLIGLWVYDEFSYDKYHKNIDRIAQVMGHVNFNGKWETGVANPALMGPEIRAKHGSDFKYVVQASWAGGHLLSIGDKHISKVGIFFEPDAPEMLTLKMLKGTRAGLKDPYSIMLSASSAEAVFGKEDPINKTLKLDRQFDVKVTGVYEDLPDNTSFRDIKIMMPWKLWLIQNPWVDKMNEPWGSNFSQTFVQIADNVEMEKASAKIKNIKLDNVTDEEKKYQWIIFLQPMSKWNLYNEFKNGKNTGGNIRYVRIFGVIGVFVLILACINFMNLSTARSEKRAKEVGIRKTVGSLRWQLIKQFFAESYLVVLLAFALSLILVKLLLPLFNDVAGKKIEIGWTNPLFWTFSLVFIIITGLLAGSYPALFLSSFQPLKVLKGTFRVGKLASVPRKVLVVIQFTVSVALIIGTIIIYQQINHAKNRPIGYTRNGLINLGMEKEIKDHYETVRNELKSSGAIEEMTASNSPMTQVWNSNGGFDWEGKDPNLAVDFPNSRVSYEFGKTVNWKIKEGRDFSRDYATDSLAFIINESAASFLGFKEPVGKILKWEGKPFTIIGVVNDIMQESPFYPVRPSLYHIDKYENMYNLILRLNPKQSTSQSLATIEKLWKKYVPAVPFDYKFIDEEFGNKFRAEERVGKLAFYFAVLAIFISCLGLFGMASFVAEQRTKEIGIRKVLGASVVNLWRLLSKEFVLLVILSCVFAAPLAYYFSSSWLENYDYRITIGWQVFVWAAASALLITLITVSFQAIKAAIANPIKSLRTE; this is encoded by the coding sequence ATGATAAAAAATTATTTTAAGATCGCCTGGCGCAACATAATCAAGAGTAAGGGATACAGCGCTATTAATATTGGTGGCCTTGCTGTTGGTATGGCTGTAGCTACATTGATTGGCTTATGGGTATATGATGAATTCTCATACGATAAATACCATAAGAATATTGATCGCATTGCACAGGTAATGGGGCATGTAAACTTTAACGGCAAATGGGAAACAGGCGTTGCTAATCCTGCTTTGATGGGCCCGGAGATACGTGCAAAACATGGAAGCGATTTCAAATATGTAGTACAGGCATCATGGGCTGGAGGTCATTTGCTTTCAATAGGTGATAAGCATATCAGTAAAGTAGGTATTTTTTTCGAACCCGATGCGCCTGAAATGCTGACATTAAAAATGCTAAAAGGAACAAGAGCAGGATTAAAAGATCCATATTCTATCATGCTTTCAGCATCTTCTGCCGAAGCTGTTTTTGGAAAAGAAGATCCAATAAATAAGACATTAAAACTCGACAGGCAGTTCGATGTAAAAGTTACAGGTGTGTATGAAGATCTGCCTGACAACACCTCCTTCCGGGATATAAAAATTATGATGCCATGGAAATTGTGGTTAATTCAAAATCCCTGGGTAGATAAAATGAATGAACCATGGGGTAGTAATTTCTCGCAAACATTTGTACAAATAGCTGACAATGTTGAAATGGAAAAAGCATCGGCAAAGATCAAAAATATAAAACTGGACAACGTAACCGATGAAGAAAAAAAATACCAATGGATAATTTTTCTTCAACCTATGAGTAAATGGAATTTATATAACGAATTCAAAAATGGAAAGAATACAGGAGGAAATATTCGTTATGTCAGAATTTTTGGCGTCATTGGTGTTTTTGTTTTGATCCTGGCCTGTATCAACTTTATGAACCTTTCTACGGCGAGAAGTGAAAAAAGAGCAAAAGAAGTTGGCATCCGCAAAACAGTTGGCTCATTACGTTGGCAATTAATAAAGCAATTTTTTGCTGAATCTTACCTGGTAGTACTTCTCGCTTTCGCATTATCGTTGATCCTTGTAAAATTATTATTGCCTTTATTTAATGATGTAGCGGGCAAAAAAATTGAAATTGGTTGGACAAATCCATTGTTCTGGACTTTCAGTCTTGTATTTATAATAATTACAGGTTTGCTTGCAGGTAGTTATCCAGCTCTTTTTCTTTCTTCATTCCAACCTTTAAAAGTGTTGAAAGGAACTTTCCGTGTCGGTAAGCTTGCATCAGTACCCCGTAAAGTTTTAGTTGTTATACAGTTTACTGTTTCGGTAGCACTAATAATCGGTACTATTATCATTTATCAGCAAATCAACCATGCTAAAAACAGGCCGATTGGTTATACACGCAATGGTTTGATCAATTTAGGGATGGAAAAAGAAATCAAAGATCATTATGAAACGGTGCGAAATGAATTAAAGAGCTCTGGTGCTATTGAAGAAATGACTGCTTCCAATAGCCCAATGACACAGGTATGGAATTCTAATGGAGGATTTGATTGGGAAGGTAAGGACCCTAACCTTGCAGTAGATTTTCCTAATAGCAGGGTGTCATATGAATTTGGAAAAACAGTGAATTGGAAGATCAAGGAAGGAAGAGATTTCTCAAGAGATTATGCAACAGACTCCCTGGCATTTATCATTAATGAATCAGCAGCCAGTTTTCTCGGATTTAAAGAGCCGGTTGGAAAAATCTTGAAATGGGAAGGCAAACCATTCACAATTATCGGTGTTGTTAATGATATCATGCAGGAATCACCCTTCTATCCTGTTCGTCCTTCATTATACCATATCGATAAGTATGAGAATATGTATAATCTCATATTAAGGCTTAATCCAAAACAAAGTACCAGTCAGTCATTAGCCACTATTGAAAAGCTCTGGAAAAAATATGTACCCGCTGTGCCCTTCGACTACAAGTTTATTGATGAAGAATTTGGAAACAAGTTCAGGGCAGAAGAAAGAGTTGGAAAACTTGCCTTCTATTTTGCCGTGCTTGCCATATTTATTTCTTGCCTTGGATTATTTGGGATGGCAAGTTTTGTAGCTGAACAAAGAACTAAAGAAATCGGCATACGAAAAGTATTAGGTGCAAGTGTGGTTAATTTATGGAGATTACTTTCAAAAGAGTTTGTCTTGTTAGTGATCCTCTCCTGTGTTTTTGCCGCTCCGCTTGCATATTATTTTTCCAGCAGCTGGCTTGAAAACTATGATTACAGAATAACGATAGGCTGGCAGGTTTTTGTATGGGCTGCAGCATCGGCATTGCTGATCACTTTGATCACCGTAAGCTTCCAGGCAATTAAAGCTGCCATTGCAAACCCGATTAAATCTTTAAGAACAGAATAA
- a CDS encoding FtsX-like permease family protein → MIKNYFKSAFRNFARNKIYSFINIAGLSIGLACAMFIVLYVKDEVSFDRFHKNVNNIYRIARKSNGNNVNGTTGFLQGPRFTQNVPGIKSFVRVQGGAKDIKNETGVQEQNGVLHVDSNFFSVLTFPLLSGSPETCLTEPHSIVLNEDAAKKYFGTTDAAGKVLMVKEDTSFVPYKVTAVAKRCPQNSSLQFDVLLPFKVSDADAKDTHNWFNSFLTTFVVLDDNVNQQAVEKQMQSFYVADAKETFYEMLKNDGGNPDDIPMGTYFLQPYLDMHLNTQLPANNGLTNASNPMYSYLLSGIALFVLLIACINFVNLTIARSVKRAKEIGIRKVMGSDRKQLIFQFLGESFFLCTVAFLLAIALVQLLLPLFNELANKALAISYLFDAKLIAGYIALYIITGLLAGFYPALVLSGYNSVQTLYSRFQITGKNYLQKSLVVLQFTLASFLIIATGIIYAQFNLLTKTNLGYDDNNLVVVNKNGLKPGDAAAFKNELLKNPNIAGVSVRNAGQWGSGTKNPVGSSVYFAGETVDENYLPLLKIPLTAGRNFSTAFPADATQSVIVNESFVKAAHWKNPVGETLQILGSSNETYHVIGVVKDHHFASLTKKITPQLFNMNGSYGTYYIRIKPNTATSSLKWVQKTYQQFYPMIPYAYVFKNDENRKQYADVEKWKQIILFGALLTIFISCIGLFGLSVLSAEKRIKEIGIRKVLGASVQHIATTLSTDFIKLVIIALVIASPLAYTAASKWLQNFPYRITISWWLFAFASLLVVSIALFTVSFQAIKAAIANPVKSLRTE, encoded by the coding sequence ATGATAAAAAACTATTTCAAATCGGCATTCAGAAATTTTGCACGAAACAAGATTTATTCTTTCATCAACATTGCTGGTTTAAGCATCGGGCTTGCATGCGCCATGTTTATAGTTTTGTATGTAAAAGATGAAGTAAGCTTCGACAGGTTTCATAAAAATGTAAACAATATTTACCGCATTGCCAGAAAATCAAACGGCAACAATGTAAATGGCACCACTGGTTTTTTACAGGGACCGAGGTTTACGCAAAATGTTCCCGGAATAAAATCTTTTGTTCGTGTGCAGGGCGGAGCTAAAGACATAAAAAATGAAACCGGCGTGCAGGAACAGAATGGAGTGTTACATGTTGACTCCAATTTCTTTTCTGTACTTACATTCCCTTTATTATCTGGAAGCCCTGAAACCTGTTTAACAGAACCACATTCCATTGTATTGAACGAAGATGCCGCAAAAAAATATTTTGGCACAACCGATGCTGCCGGCAAAGTGCTGATGGTAAAAGAAGATACCAGCTTTGTTCCTTATAAAGTAACAGCCGTTGCAAAACGTTGCCCGCAAAATTCTTCCCTGCAATTTGACGTCCTGCTACCATTCAAAGTATCTGATGCTGATGCAAAGGACACACATAACTGGTTTAATTCCTTTCTGACCACATTTGTAGTATTGGATGATAACGTAAACCAGCAAGCAGTGGAAAAACAAATGCAAAGCTTTTATGTTGCAGATGCGAAAGAAACTTTTTATGAAATGTTGAAAAATGATGGTGGCAATCCTGATGATATTCCAATGGGCACCTATTTTTTGCAACCGTATCTTGACATGCATTTGAACACGCAACTGCCTGCGAACAATGGTTTAACTAACGCAAGCAACCCGATGTATTCCTATTTACTTTCGGGCATTGCATTGTTTGTGTTGTTGATTGCCTGTATCAATTTTGTGAACCTCACTATTGCACGGTCTGTAAAGCGGGCCAAAGAAATCGGCATCCGCAAAGTGATGGGCAGTGATAGAAAGCAATTGATATTTCAGTTTCTCGGCGAGTCGTTTTTTCTCTGCACGGTTGCATTTCTATTAGCTATTGCCCTGGTGCAATTGTTATTGCCATTGTTTAATGAGCTTGCCAATAAAGCATTGGCCATTTCTTATTTGTTCGATGCAAAATTGATTGCAGGTTATATTGCTTTGTATATCATCACAGGTTTGCTTGCAGGTTTTTATCCTGCATTGGTGCTATCGGGTTACAATTCCGTACAAACTTTGTATAGCCGTTTTCAGATAACAGGAAAAAATTACCTGCAAAAATCGTTGGTGGTATTGCAGTTTACGCTGGCCTCATTTTTAATCATTGCCACAGGTATAATCTATGCACAGTTTAATTTATTAACCAAAACCAACTTGGGATATGATGACAATAATCTTGTTGTTGTAAATAAAAACGGACTAAAACCTGGCGATGCTGCTGCTTTTAAAAATGAATTGCTCAAGAACCCAAACATTGCCGGCGTTAGTGTAAGGAATGCCGGCCAATGGGGCTCAGGGACAAAAAACCCGGTTGGTTCTAGCGTATACTTTGCCGGTGAAACTGTTGATGAAAATTATTTGCCTTTATTAAAAATTCCGTTAACAGCAGGAAGAAATTTTTCAACAGCATTTCCCGCAGATGCTACACAATCTGTTATCGTGAACGAAAGTTTTGTAAAAGCGGCACACTGGAAAAACCCGGTTGGTGAAACTTTACAGATTTTGGGAAGCAGCAATGAAACGTATCATGTAATCGGCGTGGTAAAAGATCATCACTTTGCATCATTAACCAAAAAAATAACGCCGCAATTATTTAACATGAATGGCTCATATGGAACTTATTATATCAGGATAAAACCAAACACAGCAACTTCAAGTTTAAAATGGGTACAAAAAACATATCAGCAGTTTTACCCGATGATCCCTTATGCGTATGTATTTAAAAACGATGAAAACAGGAAACAATATGCCGATGTCGAAAAATGGAAACAGATTATTTTATTCGGCGCATTACTTACCATATTTATTTCATGCATTGGTTTGTTTGGATTATCTGTTTTATCGGCAGAGAAAAGAATCAAAGAGATCGGCATACGCAAAGTGCTTGGTGCATCCGTGCAACATATTGCTACAACGCTTTCGACCGATTTTATAAAGCTGGTAATAATTGCTTTGGTTATTGCATCACCTTTAGCATACACTGCAGCCAGCAAATGGTTGCAAAATTTTCCATATCGAATTACAATAAGCTGGTGGCTGTTTGCATTCGCCTCATTACTAGTTGTGTCTATTGCATTGTTTACGGTAAGCTTCCAGGCAATCAAAGCAGCTATTGCAAACCCGGTAAAATCATTGAGAACCGAATAA